The Vibrio navarrensis genome has a segment encoding these proteins:
- the wbjC gene encoding UDP-2-acetamido-2,6-beta-L-arabino-hexul-4-ose reductase has product MKIVVTGAKGFIGKNLCIMLREHGYQDVVEVDRETSREQLSQVLSTAEFVYHLAGINRPKDEVEFQQGNADLTSFIVEQLTLNGKKVPLVVSSSTQAERDNAYGQSKRLAEQAVEQYGQQTQAPYFIYRFPNVFGKWCRPNYNSFVATFCYNTLNDLEITINDPSAPVTLVYIDDVCAHLISLLEGCAESGYKSVTPEYPTTVGQVAELLRAFKASRDNLVTENVGTGLTRALYSTYLSYMTPAQFSYSIPSYGDERGVFSEMLKTKQAGQFSFFTAHPGITRGGHYHHSKNEKFLVLKGKALFKFEHIATGERYELYTDGSSPQIVETVPGWSHDITNIGDEEMIVMLWANEIFDREAPDTFARPLS; this is encoded by the coding sequence ATGAAAATTGTCGTCACTGGTGCCAAAGGTTTTATTGGCAAAAACCTCTGTATTATGCTTCGTGAGCATGGCTATCAAGATGTCGTCGAAGTGGATCGCGAAACATCGCGTGAGCAATTATCTCAAGTTCTTTCGACGGCTGAATTCGTCTATCACTTGGCTGGTATCAACCGTCCAAAAGATGAAGTAGAGTTTCAGCAAGGTAATGCAGATTTAACGAGTTTTATTGTTGAGCAGCTTACGCTGAACGGAAAAAAAGTCCCTCTGGTGGTGAGCTCTTCTACACAGGCAGAGCGAGACAATGCCTACGGACAAAGTAAGCGTTTGGCCGAGCAAGCGGTTGAGCAGTATGGTCAGCAAACACAAGCACCGTACTTCATTTACCGCTTTCCTAACGTTTTTGGTAAATGGTGTCGCCCTAATTACAACTCCTTTGTCGCCACCTTTTGTTACAACACACTAAACGATCTTGAAATCACGATAAACGATCCGAGTGCGCCAGTAACCTTGGTTTACATTGATGATGTTTGTGCCCATTTAATTTCATTGCTAGAAGGTTGCGCAGAGAGCGGTTATAAGAGCGTAACACCAGAATATCCGACCACAGTCGGTCAGGTCGCTGAACTGTTGCGTGCTTTTAAAGCAAGCAGAGACAATCTTGTCACTGAAAATGTTGGTACTGGTTTAACTCGAGCTCTCTACTCGACTTACCTTAGCTACATGACACCAGCACAATTTAGCTATTCCATTCCCAGTTATGGTGATGAGCGCGGTGTCTTTAGCGAAATGTTGAAAACCAAGCAAGCGGGTCAATTTTCCTTCTTTACTGCTCATCCTGGTATCACTCGTGGTGGCCATTATCACCATAGTAAAAATGAAAAATTTTTGGTGCTGAAAGGCAAGGCATTATTTAAATTTGAGCATATCGCTACTGGTGAGCGTTATGAACTTTATACCGATGGCAGTTCACCGCAAATTGTTGAAACGGTTCCTGGCTGGTCTCATGACATCACCAATATCGGTGATGAAGAAATGATCGTAATGCTATGGGCTAATGAGATTTTCGACCGTGAAGCACCCGATACGTTTGCCCGTCCATTGTCTTGA